One genomic window of Mesorhizobium loti includes the following:
- a CDS encoding conjugal transfer protein, which translates to MKKFAIAASLALWASTAHAQIAVIDGANLDVARKNADNTNSIMDSNKDILKKSEEILQALSGSRDGSLGIGQMGLGGNMSIAQAPSFGSILNGGALSFGGLSPEIQKIAGAVINGLQLVKQLQQIAGKETSAVNTAYGGSVNVASLLSALTSQASQGVTQRQQSLQSASGQIGQSQDVKGSVDQNTRMQLENARAVNELIGVQNGAVAALNEKLKGDLLRQSQVQKMMTPRNVNPFAEFGKSGG; encoded by the coding sequence ATGAAGAAATTCGCGATTGCCGCCAGTCTGGCGCTTTGGGCAAGCACGGCCCACGCACAGATTGCCGTCATTGATGGCGCCAATCTCGATGTCGCCCGCAAGAATGCGGACAACACCAACTCCATCATGGATTCGAACAAGGATATCCTGAAAAAGAGCGAGGAGATCTTGCAGGCTCTCAGCGGCAGTCGTGACGGTTCGCTCGGGATCGGACAAATGGGCCTCGGCGGCAATATGTCGATTGCCCAGGCTCCGTCATTCGGATCGATCCTGAACGGCGGCGCGCTTTCGTTTGGTGGCCTGTCGCCCGAAATCCAGAAAATCGCCGGCGCCGTCATCAATGGGCTGCAGCTGGTGAAGCAGCTGCAGCAGATTGCTGGCAAGGAGACGAGCGCCGTCAACACAGCCTATGGCGGCAGCGTCAACGTGGCCTCGCTGCTAAGCGCGTTGACTTCGCAGGCCTCGCAGGGCGTCACCCAGCGCCAACAGTCCCTGCAGTCCGCGAGTGGGCAAATCGGCCAGTCGCAGGACGTCAAGGGATCGGTGGACCAGAACACACGAATGCAGCTGGAAAACGCGCGCGCGGTCAACGAATTGATCGGCGTCCAGAATGGTGCGGTCGCGGCCCTGAATGAGAAGCTGAAGGGAGATCTTCTTCGCCAGAGCCAGGTGCAGAAGATGATGACGCCGCGCAACGTCAATCCGTTCGCGGAATTTGGCAAGAGCGGAGGCTAG
- a CDS encoding transglycosylase SLT domain-containing protein yields MTKRLSSACLAVALATAESMSMAAAQIAVIDGPNLDKRQEDEQHSTKSDEAKKDETDRKKSVVCTYSNKYRSQMFRRSPAEALQRDAGNVKMIRYYAQKYGVPEGLALSVAYQESRFDTCAGSHTGVKGVMQLTKGTGKSMGLDRDVNEQNVEGGVKYLGMGVKQCGATNYSCLASFYNGSNAGEQNQWAGGVGRWNSYFNDYVSSGKAPAAAPPPFSIVTADGAGGSAQGAAMGTVRKAAGSLDASSSQMGANNAAIDALAGNVGQVTEYKDAWELNSSARGINADVTNQYLGQSGDFTTLLAQLLSLQNVQASQSAKLVQQPKSGSPNPFSCDPAELERLRIDRGRWLPCALEKAGASSADSRSMIITSDPAGAASVINSLQQ; encoded by the coding sequence ATGACGAAGCGGCTTAGCAGCGCTTGTCTGGCCGTGGCTCTCGCGACGGCGGAAAGCATGAGCATGGCTGCCGCTCAGATCGCGGTCATCGACGGGCCGAACCTCGACAAGCGGCAAGAGGACGAGCAGCACAGCACGAAGTCGGATGAGGCCAAGAAGGACGAAACCGACAGGAAGAAAAGCGTCGTCTGCACCTATTCGAACAAATACCGCTCACAGATGTTTCGCCGGTCGCCAGCAGAAGCGTTGCAGCGCGACGCGGGCAACGTGAAGATGATCCGCTATTATGCGCAAAAGTACGGCGTGCCCGAAGGCCTGGCGCTTTCGGTTGCCTATCAGGAATCGCGCTTCGACACATGCGCCGGGAGCCACACAGGCGTCAAAGGCGTCATGCAGCTGACCAAAGGCACCGGCAAGTCCATGGGACTGGACCGCGACGTGAACGAGCAGAATGTCGAAGGCGGCGTCAAATACCTCGGAATGGGCGTGAAGCAATGCGGGGCGACGAATTACAGCTGTCTCGCCTCCTTCTACAACGGATCAAACGCTGGCGAGCAGAACCAATGGGCCGGCGGTGTCGGCCGCTGGAACAGCTACTTCAACGACTATGTGTCGAGCGGCAAGGCTCCGGCCGCCGCGCCGCCACCGTTCTCGATCGTAACGGCCGACGGCGCAGGCGGCTCGGCCCAGGGCGCGGCCATGGGCACGGTGAGGAAGGCAGCTGGCAGCCTCGATGCAAGCTCATCGCAGATGGGCGCCAACAACGCTGCAATCGACGCGCTGGCGGGCAACGTTGGCCAGGTGACCGAATACAAGGATGCGTGGGAGCTGAACTCATCGGCTCGTGGGATCAACGCCGATGTCACCAACCAGTACCTCGGCCAGTCGGGGGATTTTACGACGTTGCTGGCCCAACTTCTATCGTTGCAGAATGTTCAGGCATCGCAGTCGGCCAAGCTGGTGCAACAGCCGAAGAGCGGCTCTCCAAACCCGTTCTCTTGTGATCCCGCGGAATTGGAGCGGTTGAGGATCGATCGCGGCCGGTGGCTACCATGCGCACTTGAGAAGGCGGGGGCAAGCTCGGCCGACAGTCGCTCGATGATCATCACCAGTGATCCTGCCGGCGCTGCCAGCGTGATCAATTCTCTACAGCAATAG